The Candidatus Hydrogenedentota bacterium DNA segment ATGACGGCGGTGGGTCGGACATGTGGTGTAAAAGTGGGGGAGAGTGCGCAGTGTCGTCTTTTTGGAAGGCTCCAAATGATGAATGCCCCCGCGGCCATTTCGGACGCGGGGGCAAATAATCGCCAAGTCAAACTTAAAGGGCCATGCCCCTAGAAGGAAATCTGGGTCTCAATGAAGAGGTAGTGGAAGTTGTCGTCCTTGTCACCCTGCCAGGGGATCAGGCCGCTCCAGCGGGCGGGCGGCGTCTCAAGGCCCTCGTCCCCGAAGAAGTGGGCGTAACCGGCGCGGAACACCAGGTCCTCGCTGTAGTTGTAGTCGCCATAGATGCCGACTTCCCAGCCGAGCTCCTTGGAGTCGTCCACGCAGCGGTTCAACTCCTGGTCGGCGCGGATGTAGGTGCCGAGCAGTTTCAGGGAGACCGCCTCGGAGGGCTGCACGTTCACGCCCAGGCTGTAAATGAACACATTGGACAGGGTGCCGTTGTTGCCGGTGTACTCGTCCAGAAACTCGCTGTACTGGATGTTCGAGAAAAGGCGGTCGAAGGGCATGGTGCGGTCATTGTCCCAGCAATTGTCATCGGGGTCGCCGCCGCCGAGATAGGCGAAGTTGGCGAACACGCGGGGCTGCCAGGCCACATCGAAGGTGTAGCCGAGGGCCGCGTTGACGGCGAATTCGTCGAATTCCACGTCCGCGTGGCGGTCAAAGAACCGGAACCAGGGGTTCGGAACATCATAGACGGAGCCGAACTGGTAGGCCGCCTCGAGGTCGAAGTCGAAGGCGCCGACCACGCCCGCGCCGCGAAGGCCGACGGTGTGCTGGTGGACGTCGCCGCCGTTGACAAGGCCGCCGATGACGCCCTCGTCGTCGCGGACAAGCATCCAGTAGGCGTCCAGGACGATGTCCTCGATGCCCTTGTAGCTGCCGTAGACGGTGTAGAAGTCAACATCGTCCTCGCCCCAGTCGCCGAAATTCTCGGCCAGCTTGGAGGCGATGGCGTCAATGCTGAAGTTGTCATCGCCGTAGGTCAGGCGGAGGGCGTCAAAAGACAGGCCAGTGAAGAGGGAGGATTTGTCGTTCACGCCCACGAGAAACTGGTTGCCCAGGGCGATTTCCTGGCGGCCGACGCGCATGCTGAGCAGGGTGCCCCACATGTTCCGCGCCTCGATGTACGCCTGGTACATCTCGACATCATCCACGCTGTTCGCGCGGAAATCGTTGCTGCACAGGTACCAGGAGCGGAAATCCTCGCCCCAAATGTCATACGAGTCCAGCTCGATGAACGCGGACACGTCCTGGGTGAAGTCGGCCTTCACGTTCAGGCGGGTGCGCTGCTCGATGAAGCTGTTCTCGCCCAGACTGTCAAAATCAAAGTAGTTGCCCCGGATGCGAAGCTGACCGCCGACTTCGACGTTCTGAAGCTCCGCGAACACCGGCCCGCAGCACGCCGCAACGAGCGCGATGGCGAGTAGAGTCCTGATTTTCATTGCGTTTCTCCTGTTACCCCGGAAACAAACCGGGGAAATAACCGCGCCGGGATTCCGTCCGGCGACTGAGTGCCACTGTTTGTCGCGCCTTCCTTCCAGAAAGGCACACCCTGTTGCTCTATGTTCTCAATACCACGAAGCCTAATGGGCGCAAGGGCATGTTGTTGCCGAACCGCGCATCCCTCCTTTCGGCCCGAGTTTATGCGCCCTTCATGGTATAAATGTTTACATATGTTGGCATTTTTAGCTCTGATGCCACTATTGGGCATCGAGAGTCGCCTTTCACAACGACATAACTATAGCAGAATCCGCTCATGTTGTCAATAGTTAACCCACAAATTGTTGCCCTGCCCCCACTACCGGGGTGATGGCCACTCAATAGGTCCGAAAAGGGCATATAAGACGGTGAACCCGGCACTGGTGCTCCATCCCGGCGCAATACACCATCCATTCAGTGTGTCTTTTTGAAAACTTGACTGGTATAATATACGTCAAATAGCCAGCGGCGCCGTAGTCATGTGTCTGCGTGAACGCCAACATAAAACGTCCCGTCCTCTTCCAGCGGTACGGGCTAGTCTTCATCCAACTTTATGGAGTACCCAGAATATGCTGTCCCCCAAACGTTTGTCCCGTCCAGACACCGGTTTATCGTCCATATTGGGCGTGCTGGCCGTGCTGCTGGCGGCCGCCCCGGCGGTGTTTGCCGTCCCGCCCAACGCACCTTCCAACCCCAATGTCACCAACCTCACCGCAACCAGCGCCACACTGCGCTGGACGGACAACGCCGGCAATGAGCAGGGATTCAGCCTCTATGCCGGCTTCGGCGACACGGCGCCATCCACGGCGACCTATTCCGTCCCAATCCCAAATTTGACACAGTTGCCCATCCCGGCGGGCACGTTGACACCCAACTCCCAGTTCACGTTCCAGGTTTCCGCGTACAACGCGGACGGCGAAAGCGCCAAAACCGCGCCACTCACCTTCTGGACCCTTGCCGTGGTTCCCCCGGTGCCGGTGGTCGCGCCGTTGTCCCCCACCGCATTGCTGGTGACCGTGGTGCCCGCCGCCACCAATCCGGACTTCACGCAGTATGCCCTGCGCTGCACAAGCGCCAACCAATGGGTGCAGTTGGACGGCACCCTGGGCGCGAACGCCGCGTGGCAGACTGCCGAAGCCTGGGGCACCGTCACGGTGACGGGGCTCACCACCGGCACGACTTACACCTTCGCCACACGCGCCCGAAACGGTGGAAATGTCGAGACTGCCAACAGCGCGACGGCCTCCGGGACCCCCTCGCCGCCGCCCGCCGCACCCTCCAACCTGAATGTGACGGATGTGGGGGTGTATTCGGTCGGCATCGCATGGACGGACAACTCCGCCACCGAGACGGGTTTTAACCTTTACGCGGGGTTGGGACCGGAGCCCCCGTCGGCCAAGGTGGGTGATTTTCCCGCAAACACCACCTCTCACACACTTCCCCTGGGCGCCAATGTGTATTTGAGCCTCCAAATCGCCGCCTTTAATGCCTACGGGGAGAGTGACTGGTCCAACACGGTCACGTTCTGCACCTTTGCCGAAACCCCCTCCGCCCCCGTGGTGGGGGGCGCGTCCAATAATTCCCTGAATGTGGCCGTGGGGAGCCGCGGTGCCAATCCGGACGAGACGGAATACGCCATCCAGTGTGTGACCACGGGCGAATGGGTGCAGGCGGACGGCGCTTTGGGCGCTTCCCCGGCGTGGCGGACCGCCCCAGACTGGGACACAATCACGGTGACCGGCCTGGACGAGTTGACGGAGTACGGTTTTGCCGTTGTCGCCCGTAACGTTCTGGGCACGGAAACCGACTTGGGACCCGCCGCGTCGGCCACCACCAAGGACCTGACCCCGCCGACGGGAAGTATTGTCATCAACAACAACCAGTCCGCCACCAATTCGCCCAATGTCACACTGGGCCTGACTTGGAGCGACGGCGCGGGCTCCGGCGTGGTCCGCATGCGCTTCAGCGACGACGGAAAAACCTGGACCCCCTGGGAACCGCTGAAGGCGGTCAAACCCCACATCCTGCCGGGACCGGACGGCCACAAAACGGTCCGGGTGCAGTTCCGCGACCTGGCCAACAACGTGTCCGAGGCCTATAACGACTACATCCGGCTGGACACCACCCCCCCCGCGGGGACCATCCTCATCAACAACAACCTTTCAGTCACCAACTTGGCCAACGTCAGCCTGAACCTGACCTGGGACGACCATGGGGGGGCGGGCGTAGTCCGCATGCGGTTCAGTGATGATGGCAAGACTTGGACCGCCTGGGAGCCGCTTAAAGCCGTCAAACCCCACACCCTGACGGGGCCGGACGGCCACAAGACGGTCCGGGTGCAGTTCCGCGACGGCGCGGGCAATGTCTCGGAGCGCTTCAGCGACTATATCCGGCTGGACACCACCCCGCCGACGGGAACCATTCTCATCAACAACAATGCATGGCGCACTTTCAGCCCGAACGTCACATTGAACCTGACTTGGAACGACGGCGCGGGCTCCGGTGTCGTCCGCATGCGCTTCAGCAACGACGGCAAAACCTGGTCCGCCTGGACACCGCTTTCGGCGAACTATCCGTACCTCCTCCCCGGCCCGCTTGGACACAACACCGTCCGGGCGCAGTTCCGCGACGCGGCGGGGAATG contains these protein-coding regions:
- a CDS encoding fibronectin type III domain-containing protein, which translates into the protein MLSPKRLSRPDTGLSSILGVLAVLLAAAPAVFAVPPNAPSNPNVTNLTATSATLRWTDNAGNEQGFSLYAGFGDTAPSTATYSVPIPNLTQLPIPAGTLTPNSQFTFQVSAYNADGESAKTAPLTFWTLAVVPPVPVVAPLSPTALLVTVVPAATNPDFTQYALRCTSANQWVQLDGTLGANAAWQTAEAWGTVTVTGLTTGTTYTFATRARNGGNVETANSATASGTPSPPPAAPSNLNVTDVGVYSVGIAWTDNSATETGFNLYAGLGPEPPSAKVGDFPANTTSHTLPLGANVYLSLQIAAFNAYGESDWSNTVTFCTFAETPSAPVVGGASNNSLNVAVGSRGANPDETEYAIQCVTTGEWVQADGALGASPAWRTAPDWDTITVTGLDELTEYGFAVVARNVLGTETDLGPAASATTKDLTPPTGSIVINNNQSATNSPNVTLGLTWSDGAGSGVVRMRFSDDGKTWTPWEPLKAVKPHILPGPDGHKTVRVQFRDLANNVSEAYNDYIRLDTTPPAGTILINNNLSVTNLANVSLNLTWDDHGGAGVVRMRFSDDGKTWTAWEPLKAVKPHTLTGPDGHKTVRVQFRDGAGNVSERFSDYIRLDTTPPTGTILINNNAWRTFSPNVTLNLTWNDGAGSGVVRMRFSNDGKTWSAWTPLSANYPYLLPGPLGHNTVRAQFRDAAGNVSDRFSDYILLAE
- a CDS encoding alginate export family protein, which encodes MKIRTLLAIALVAACCGPVFAELQNVEVGGQLRIRGNYFDFDSLGENSFIEQRTRLNVKADFTQDVSAFIELDSYDIWGEDFRSWYLCSNDFRANSVDDVEMYQAYIEARNMWGTLLSMRVGRQEIALGNQFLVGVNDKSSLFTGLSFDALRLTYGDDNFSIDAIASKLAENFGDWGEDDVDFYTVYGSYKGIEDIVLDAYWMLVRDDEGVIGGLVNGGDVHQHTVGLRGAGVVGAFDFDLEAAYQFGSVYDVPNPWFRFFDRHADVEFDEFAVNAALGYTFDVAWQPRVFANFAYLGGGDPDDNCWDNDRTMPFDRLFSNIQYSEFLDEYTGNNGTLSNVFIYSLGVNVQPSEAVSLKLLGTYIRADQELNRCVDDSKELGWEVGIYGDYNYSEDLVFRAGYAHFFGDEGLETPPARWSGLIPWQGDKDDNFHYLFIETQISF